One part of the Arachidicoccus terrestris genome encodes these proteins:
- a CDS encoding hemolysin family protein, with protein sequence MISDIPPASQSVDIFKIILTIFLVLLNGFFVAAEFAIVKVRSSQITTTKGASKKLVNTARIVTNNLDNYLAATQLGVTLASLGLGWVGESVMTGVVVKFFHIFSVDLSTPTASKIAIVLAFVLITILHIVFGELAPKSIAIRKSAQTTLLVAVPLRIFYFIFRPFILLLNSMANLILKMLGISPVKEQDIHTEEEIKMIITESEEGGAIEDSERELINNVFDFDSRRVREILTHRKDIVALDIDTSFDEIVNTVVAEGYSRYPVYKDTLNELVGILTVKDILQFVNAGKTRDIKKILRPVFYIPDSMKIKDILKSFQKDHLQIAVVTDEYGDLAGIVTMEDILEELVGDIQDEHDAELPIVEQQPDGSFLVQSHETLEDINEYLPKEFPVNDDDYSTLSGLITFRHGSVPVEGEVLEQDGYEITILKMFRSSVEKVRLRLLADSVTQDTEDK encoded by the coding sequence ATGATTTCTGATATACCTCCGGCTTCGCAGTCCGTTGACATTTTTAAAATAATACTAACCATTTTCCTGGTTTTATTAAATGGTTTTTTCGTTGCTGCTGAATTTGCTATCGTCAAAGTTCGTTCTTCCCAGATTACTACTACAAAAGGCGCCTCTAAAAAACTGGTCAATACAGCTCGTATTGTCACCAATAATCTTGATAATTATCTGGCAGCCACCCAGTTGGGTGTAACACTGGCCTCCCTGGGTCTTGGTTGGGTAGGTGAAAGTGTCATGACCGGCGTGGTCGTAAAGTTTTTCCATATATTCTCTGTGGATCTCAGCACACCTACTGCCAGCAAGATCGCCATCGTATTAGCATTTGTGCTGATCACCATCCTGCATATTGTATTTGGTGAGCTGGCGCCTAAATCCATTGCGATACGTAAATCCGCTCAAACCACTTTATTGGTAGCCGTACCGCTCAGGATATTCTATTTTATATTCAGACCTTTTATTTTATTACTGAACTCTATGGCCAATCTGATCCTCAAGATGCTGGGTATTTCGCCGGTAAAGGAACAGGATATCCATACAGAAGAAGAAATTAAAATGATCATTACTGAAAGTGAAGAAGGGGGGGCCATAGAAGATTCTGAACGGGAATTAATTAATAACGTCTTTGACTTTGACTCCAGAAGGGTAAGAGAGATTCTGACCCACCGAAAGGATATTGTCGCACTGGATATCGACACCAGTTTCGATGAAATCGTCAATACGGTGGTCGCCGAAGGCTATTCTCGTTATCCAGTCTACAAAGATACGCTCAACGAGTTGGTGGGTATTCTAACCGTAAAGGATATTCTGCAGTTTGTTAATGCAGGCAAGACCAGGGATATCAAAAAGATCCTACGGCCGGTTTTCTATATTCCGGATTCTATGAAAATAAAGGACATTCTAAAATCTTTCCAGAAAGATCACCTGCAAATTGCCGTTGTAACTGACGAATACGGAGACCTGGCAGGGATTGTAACGATGGAAGATATCCTAGAGGAACTGGTGGGCGATATACAGGACGAGCACGATGCAGAGCTGCCAATTGTTGAACAGCAACCAGATGGAAGCTTTTTAGTGCAGTCCCATGAGACACTGGAAGATATCAACGAATATCTGCCAAAGGAATTTCCTGTCAACGATGATGATTATTCCACACTTTCCGGATTGATTACCTTCCGCCATGGCAGTGTACCCGTAGAAGGTGAAGTACTGGAGCAAGATGGCTATGAGATCACCATTCTTAAAATGTTCAGAAGCTCGGTGGAAAAGGTCCGCTTACGATTGTTAGCAGACAGCGTCACGCAGGATACAGAGGATAAATAA
- a CDS encoding septal ring lytic transglycosylase RlpA family protein produces the protein MTIKSATAIIMFITACITIRPISSLGQSHPKSVQITRGADGQKIVYGKATHYSRSLDGTKTAIGTRYRNSKLTAASNFFKLRTWVRVTRLSNGKSVTVYINDRMHRSMASKGRIIDLSVAAAEKLHFMGPAGITRVKVEEIPENVAVSVNDND, from the coding sequence ATGACGATCAAATCTGCCACCGCTATTATTATGTTTATAACGGCCTGTATAACCATCAGGCCTATCAGCAGTCTTGGCCAGTCTCACCCTAAATCTGTGCAGATAACAAGGGGAGCTGACGGACAAAAGATTGTATATGGAAAGGCAACACATTATAGCCGGAGCCTGGATGGCACGAAAACGGCTATCGGTACCCGCTATCGCAATAGTAAACTCACCGCTGCCAGCAACTTTTTTAAGCTCCGCACCTGGGTTCGGGTTACCCGACTTTCTAATGGCAAAAGTGTCACTGTTTATATCAATGACCGGATGCACCGCTCTATGGCCAGCAAAGGCCGGATCATCGATCTTTCTGTAGCCGCGGCCGAAAAGCTCCACTTTATGGGACCAGCCGGCATTACAAGAGTAAAGGTAGAGGAGATCCCGGAAAATGTGGCAGTCTCTGTTAATGATAATGATTGA
- the rpsU gene encoding 30S ribosomal protein S21: MLIIDSKDCENIDKALKKYKKKFEKSKTLLQLRERQHFTKPSIKRRMEVRKAIYKQDIASGKIEK; encoded by the coding sequence ATGTTGATTATTGATTCAAAAGATTGTGAGAACATCGATAAGGCGCTCAAAAAGTATAAAAAGAAATTTGAGAAAAGTAAGACGTTATTGCAATTAAGAGAACGCCAGCACTTCACTAAGCCGTCTATTAAACGTCGTATGGAAGTCCGTAAAGCGATCTACAAGCAAGACATTGCTTCCGGCAAAATCGAGAAGTAA
- a CDS encoding plasmid pRiA4b ORF-3 family protein translates to MAVLKFRVYVEEDNGIYRDIVIQTSQVFQELHSCILQAYAFDQKHQATFYRSNENWQRGRQISLEKYDRPYRVDPLIMADTVIGTEIKDTNQHFIYEYDFDKNWIFLLELIGINKDADPRKAYPYISRTEGIGPQQYGNKSILSDQFIDIEEKYDLDKNAEGFENEGGNEEDEDTDTGEDSYADDL, encoded by the coding sequence ATGGCCGTATTGAAATTCAGGGTATATGTAGAGGAAGATAACGGGATTTATAGAGATATTGTTATCCAAACCTCTCAAGTTTTCCAAGAGCTGCATTCCTGCATTTTGCAGGCTTACGCCTTTGATCAGAAACATCAGGCGACTTTTTACAGAAGCAATGAAAACTGGCAGCGCGGCCGTCAGATTTCTCTGGAAAAATACGATCGCCCATACCGCGTAGATCCATTGATCATGGCTGACACTGTAATTGGCACAGAAATTAAAGATACCAATCAGCATTTTATCTATGAATATGATTTCGATAAAAACTGGATCTTCCTGTTGGAACTTATCGGCATTAATAAGGATGCTGATCCCAGAAAAGCCTATCCTTATATTAGCCGCACGGAAGGTATCGGCCCGCAGCAATACGGAAACAAAAGTATTCTGTCGGATCAGTTTATCGATATTGAAGAGAAATATGATCTGGATAAGAATGCAGAAGGTTTTGAAAATGAAGGCGGTAATGAGGAAGATGAAGACACTGATACGGGCGAGGATAGTTATGCAGATGATTTATAA
- a CDS encoding CCA tRNA nucleotidyltransferase — MNRMDFDFPVSQREQFVFNKLAATSDELGMEVYLIGGYLRDKLLGRPTKDIDLLTVGDGLMLARKIAERFQPKPPVSLFKTYGTAQIKLPDLEIEVVGARKESYSENSRKPDVVAGTLQDDLERRDFTINTLYTRISTKYPDSGIIQDPFNGLTDLKFKVIRTPLEPAKTFSDDPLRMLRAIRFATQLQFTIEQSALEGIIKEKERIRIISGERIADELNKIMLATKPSIGWDLLFRTGLLDIIFPQLTALAGAENMDGIGHKDNFYHSIQVLDNIAPHTRDLWLRWAALLHDIGKPATKRFEKGHGWTFHGHEMVGAKMVPKIFAQLKLPLNEKMRYVQKLVSLHMRPVSLTKENITDSAIRRLLFDGGAETDDLMTLCEADITSKNAAKVKRFRANFELVRKRMEQVEESDKMRNWQPPVSGDLIMQTFGISPGREVGIIKDHIRESIIDGVIANSYEEAYQLMLKKGQELGLRPVDGERTP; from the coding sequence ATGAATCGAATGGATTTTGACTTTCCCGTCTCGCAAAGGGAACAATTCGTCTTTAACAAGCTGGCAGCCACCTCCGACGAGCTGGGCATGGAAGTCTACCTGATTGGTGGCTATCTTAGAGATAAGCTCTTAGGGCGGCCTACGAAGGATATCGATCTCCTGACCGTGGGCGATGGCCTTATGCTGGCCAGAAAGATCGCAGAAAGGTTTCAGCCGAAGCCTCCCGTTTCTCTGTTCAAGACATATGGGACGGCACAAATCAAGCTGCCCGACCTGGAAATTGAAGTTGTAGGCGCCCGTAAAGAAAGTTACAGTGAAAATAGCCGCAAGCCGGATGTGGTGGCAGGCACTTTGCAGGATGATCTGGAAAGAAGGGACTTTACAATCAACACGCTGTATACCCGGATCAGTACAAAGTACCCAGATAGTGGCATCATTCAGGACCCGTTTAACGGCTTGACAGATCTCAAATTCAAGGTGATCCGGACGCCGCTGGAACCCGCAAAAACATTTAGCGATGACCCGCTCAGAATGCTCAGAGCTATCCGTTTTGCGACTCAATTGCAGTTTACGATTGAGCAGTCCGCTCTGGAAGGGATTATAAAGGAAAAAGAAAGAATCAGGATCATCTCCGGGGAAAGAATTGCCGATGAACTCAATAAGATCATGCTCGCCACTAAACCGTCAATTGGTTGGGACCTTTTGTTTAGAACCGGTTTGTTGGATATTATATTTCCACAACTTACTGCTCTCGCGGGTGCCGAGAATATGGATGGAATCGGCCATAAAGATAACTTCTATCACAGTATACAGGTATTGGATAATATAGCCCCACACACCAGAGATTTGTGGTTAAGATGGGCCGCATTGCTACATGACATTGGCAAACCTGCTACAAAGCGTTTTGAGAAAGGCCATGGCTGGACATTCCATGGGCATGAAATGGTTGGAGCTAAAATGGTACCTAAGATCTTTGCCCAACTAAAATTACCGCTCAATGAGAAAATGCGCTACGTTCAGAAGCTGGTCAGCCTGCATATGCGGCCGGTCAGCCTCACGAAGGAAAATATTACAGACAGTGCTATAAGAAGGTTATTATTTGACGGGGGAGCAGAGACTGATGATCTGATGACCCTATGCGAAGCGGATATTACCAGCAAAAACGCCGCCAAAGTAAAACGTTTTAGAGCCAACTTCGAACTGGTCAGAAAAAGAATGGAACAAGTGGAAGAATCGGACAAAATGCGAAACTGGCAACCTCCGGTATCCGGCGATCTGATCATGCAGACTTTCGGCATTTCCCCTGGTAGGGAAGTTGGTATAATTAAAGATCATATTCGGGAATCCATTATAGACGGAGTGATCGCTAATAGCTATGAGGAAGCTTACCAGCTGATGCTGAAAAAAGGGCAGGAGCTGGGGCTGCGTCCAGTTGACGGGGAACGGACACCATAA
- a CDS encoding glutaminyl-peptide cyclotransferase, whose protein sequence is MPRKKYIIFPLMLLAIACGNSSGDSAGNDTAMPPKKVTDYTVVKIYPHDPTAFTEGYYLKGDTVYESTGNPENKPGLTRLYCYDLATGKVFQEIKLSAKDFGEGISEIAGKIYQLTWQQHVVYVYDAKTLKKEKEFSWNKEGWGMTTDGTQLILSDGSSHIYYVNPTDFSVIKTLNIQGEYGPLSQINELEYVDGFIFANVWQTKSIVKIDPATSKVVHTYDLTDIRKNNGISEDDGGVLNGIAYNKATGNLVVTGKNWPKSFEIKLRSETDK, encoded by the coding sequence ATGCCACGTAAAAAATATATTATTTTTCCGTTAATGCTGCTGGCCATTGCCTGTGGTAACAGTTCAGGAGATTCCGCCGGCAACGACACCGCTATGCCGCCGAAAAAGGTAACTGACTATACAGTCGTGAAGATTTATCCGCATGACCCAACTGCTTTTACGGAAGGATACTACCTTAAAGGGGACACTGTTTATGAAAGTACCGGTAACCCCGAGAATAAACCTGGGCTTACCCGGCTTTATTGTTATGATCTGGCTACAGGGAAGGTCTTTCAGGAGATCAAACTCAGTGCGAAAGATTTTGGAGAAGGAATCAGTGAAATAGCTGGAAAGATCTACCAATTAACCTGGCAACAGCATGTGGTTTACGTCTATGACGCTAAAACGCTGAAAAAAGAAAAAGAGTTCAGTTGGAATAAAGAAGGCTGGGGCATGACCACTGACGGTACACAGCTTATCCTCAGTGATGGCAGCAGCCATATTTATTACGTCAATCCAACGGATTTTTCTGTCATAAAGACTTTGAATATCCAGGGAGAATATGGGCCTTTGTCACAAATCAATGAACTGGAATATGTAGACGGATTTATATTTGCCAATGTATGGCAGACAAAAAGCATTGTCAAGATTGACCCTGCGACCAGTAAGGTGGTCCATACCTATGATCTGACCGATATTCGGAAAAACAATGGAATCTCGGAAGACGATGGGGGTGTTCTTAACGGAATTGCCTATAATAAAGCCACCGGTAACTTGGTAGTAACGGGTAAGAACTGGCCTAAATCTTTTGAAATTAAATTAAGGTCTGAAACGGACAAATAG
- a CDS encoding riboflavin synthase yields MFTGIIETVAQVKKVQSADGNLAFWLESPIASELKVDQSVSHDGICLTVEAIEQNQYKVTAIEETIRKSNISQWQPGKMVNVERCMTLGGRLDGHIVQGHVDATGTCAAVTPQNGSYLYRFSFPKAFNHLIIEKGSIAVSGTSLTCFDVTDGQFSVAIIPYTYAHTSIRQVMEGDLVNLEFDVIGKYIARMQTFAVNTSPIVSAV; encoded by the coding sequence ATGTTTACAGGTATTATAGAAACAGTTGCTCAAGTAAAAAAAGTGCAGTCGGCAGACGGTAACCTGGCCTTTTGGCTGGAATCTCCTATTGCATCTGAACTTAAAGTAGATCAAAGTGTTAGCCATGATGGGATCTGCCTGACGGTAGAAGCCATCGAGCAAAACCAATATAAGGTCACTGCTATAGAAGAAACCATTCGGAAAAGCAATATCAGCCAATGGCAACCCGGCAAAATGGTCAACGTTGAAAGGTGTATGACATTAGGAGGACGGTTGGATGGCCATATTGTACAGGGGCATGTGGATGCTACCGGTACCTGTGCAGCAGTAACGCCGCAAAACGGTAGTTATTTATACCGTTTTAGTTTTCCCAAAGCATTCAATCATCTGATCATAGAAAAGGGTTCTATAGCAGTCTCAGGAACTAGTCTGACTTGTTTTGATGTGACAGATGGCCAGTTTTCTGTAGCCATCATTCCTTATACCTATGCGCATACCAGCATCCGTCAGGTTATGGAAGGTGATCTCGTTAATCTGGAGTTTGATGTCATTGGCAAATATATTGCCCGGATGCAGACTTTTGCGGTGAATACCTCTCCAATTGTTTCAGCGGTCTGA
- a CDS encoding DUF721 domain-containing protein has protein sequence MPEFSINDAMKNFMQKSRLKNGVKTAAIEQVWLEIMGEVIAKYTSKLQIINQKLFITTTNGPLKSELMFQKPLIIERINEKMGPGTVTEVVIN, from the coding sequence ATGCCAGAATTTTCCATTAATGATGCCATGAAAAACTTTATGCAAAAAAGTCGGCTAAAAAACGGTGTTAAGACTGCTGCTATTGAACAGGTATGGCTGGAGATAATGGGAGAAGTGATCGCTAAATATACCAGCAAGCTACAGATCATTAATCAGAAACTTTTTATTACTACCACTAATGGTCCGCTAAAAAGTGAATTAATGTTTCAAAAGCCGCTTATTATTGAGCGGATCAATGAAAAAATGGGACCGGGAACGGTCACTGAGGTGGTTATTAATTAA